From Triticum aestivum cultivar Chinese Spring chromosome 4A, IWGSC CS RefSeq v2.1, whole genome shotgun sequence, a single genomic window includes:
- the LOC123083000 gene encoding alpha carbonic anhydrase 7-like, which produces MCPSRDLHLAMLLIFSSSVLLSAVPAARAQQETDEEEEFSYSLDAENGPAHWGDIKEEWSACGKGNMQSPIDLASPRVSLVRGLGYLNHSYVAANAIIVNRGHDIMVKFEGDAGSVSIDGTPYYLRQLHWHTPTEHSINGRRYDMELHMFHESAQGKAAVIGVFYEIGAHDAFLHKLEPYLEMIAGHKDREEKMGVMDPRCARGKASVYYRYMGSLTTPPCTEGVIWTIVKRVRSVSRHQLELLRKAVHDDMKKNARPRQEVNNRDISMFRPFERNRH; this is translated from the exons ATGTGTCCGTCACGGGATCTTCACCTCGCCATGCTTCTCATCTTCTCTTCATCCGTCCTCCTCTCTGCCGTCCCGGCGGCCAGAGCCCAGCAGGAAACCG ACGAGGAGGAGGAATTCAGCTACTCGCTGGACGCGGAGAACGGGCCGGCGCACTGGGGCGACATCAAGGAGGAGTGGTCCGCGTGCGGCAAGGGCAACATGCAGTCGCCCATCGACCTCGCCAGCCCGCGCGTCTCCCTCGTGCGTGGCCTCGGCTACCTGAACCACTCCTACGTCGCCGCCAACGCCATCATCGTCAACCGCGGCCACGACATCATGGTCAAGTTCGAGGGCGACGCCGGGAGCGTCTCCATCGACGGCACACCCTACTACCTCCGGCAGCTGCACTGGCACACGCCCACTGAGCACAGCATCAACGGCCGCCGGTACGATATGGAGCTCCACATGTTTCACGAGAGCGCACAGGGCAAGGCCGCCGTCATCGGTGTCTTCTACGAGATCGGTGCCCACGACGCCTTCCTGCACAAG CTGGAGCCATACCTGGAGATGATAGCGGGTCACAAGGACAGGGAGGAGAAGATGGGGGTGATGGATCCAAGGTGCGCCAGAGGCAAGGCCAGCGTCTACTACCGCTACATGGGCTCCCTCACCACCCCACCCTGCACCGAAGGGGTCATCTGGACCATCGTCAAGAGG GTCCGCAGTGTGTCGAGGCACCAGCTGGAGCTTCTCCGGAAAGCCGTTCACGAT GACATGAAGAAGAACGCGAGGCCACGTCAGGAAGTGAACAACAGAGATATCAGCATGTTCCGGCCTTTTGAGCGAAATAGACATTGA